From the Acidobacteriota bacterium genome, the window AGATTCCCACCATGTCGCAGTGGGGCCTGCTGGCGATGGGGCTGCTGCTCGCCGGCTTCGCTTTCTACCGCCTGCGGCGTCTCGACGCCTGACCGAAGGCGAAAGATGGAGGACCAGAAGGGGCGGCTTCGGCGGCCCCTTTGCTTTATGCGCAGAACCCTTCAAGGCGTCGCCCTCGTTCTCGGGCTGATGATGACGACCAGCCCTGGCAGCGCCGAAACGGTGCGCCTCCTGCCGGATCGCGACACCACCCTGTTCGAAGACAACCGCCAGAGCGAGCCCGCCCTCGGTGAGCTCTCGAGCGGCGCTGGCCAGTGGCTGTTCACCGGCCTCGGACCCAAGAATCGCCGCGCCCTGCTGCGCTTCGACCTGGGCGCCTTGCCGGCAAGCGCCGAAATCGTCTCTGCCAAGCTCGAGATGACCGTCGACCGTACTCGTTGCGGTCCGTCGCCGGTGCGCCTTCATCGCCTGCTCGCCGACTGGGGAGAGGCAGGCTCGAGCACCGACCACCTGGGCGGCGGCGGTGGCGGTGCTCAGGCCCGTCCGGACGACGCCACCTGGCTACACCGCTTCTACGACCAGCAGCTCTGGCAGGAAGCCGGCGGCGACTACGTCGCCGAAGCCAGCGCCGAAATCGCCGTCGATCAGGAAGGCACTTACGAATGGATGGGGCTGGCGCCGGACGTTCAGCGCTGGCTCGCCGAACCGGCCACCAACTTCGGCTGGATCGCCATCGGAGAAGAGACCGAAGCCCCCACCACCAAGCGCTACTTCAGCCGCGAAGGCACCACCGGCCCGCAACTCGAAATCACCTTCCGGCTGCCCTAACAGCGCTGCCGGTCGAGGATCGCGGAGTTTCGGTCCACGAGGGGCTCCGAGCACAGCGGGCTGGGCGCCCCCGACGAGGCGCCGCCCAGCGGGAG encodes:
- a CDS encoding DNRLRE domain-containing protein; this translates as MRRTLQGVALVLGLMMTTSPGSAETVRLLPDRDTTLFEDNRQSEPALGELSSGAGQWLFTGLGPKNRRALLRFDLGALPASAEIVSAKLEMTVDRTRCGPSPVRLHRLLADWGEAGSSTDHLGGGGGGAQARPDDATWLHRFYDQQLWQEAGGDYVAEASAEIAVDQEGTYEWMGLAPDVQRWLAEPATNFGWIAIGEETEAPTTKRYFSREGTTGPQLEITFRLP